One window from the genome of Amaranthus tricolor cultivar Red isolate AtriRed21 chromosome 9, ASM2621246v1, whole genome shotgun sequence encodes:
- the LOC130823250 gene encoding protein WUSCHEL, with amino-acid sequence MEFQQQQDEEMINHVGKMSNNTSNNNNNNNNNNNNYLCRQSSTRWTPTTEQIKLLKDLYYLQGIRSPTADQIQSICARLRRYGKIEGKNVFYWFQNHKARERQKKKLTPTSPNNNNNNHNNNNNNFIRNNNNGNINTFHAKYPCSFNNNPGVSCSSSSAGVISGGGQLIGNFGYGAVTMENKFRDCSISGGGIPIPNGANQMNQWSNYFNPNTPTSYSNFFIDKVSSNADHHYPYINHKDHDHDHDHYGPQSPEIQTLPLFPMHNDHHDHDLDLDLDLDHDHDHGFYTYKPQSDGCNYTGGYRWSSNVNGGHTSLELSLNSYGFGCYSPH; translated from the exons ATGGAATTTCAACAACAACAAGATGAAGAGATGATAAACCATGTTGGGAAAATGAGCAACAACAcgagtaacaataacaataataataataataataataataattatttatgtagACAAAGTAGCACAAGATGGACTCCAACAACAGAACAAATTAAGCTTTTAAAAGATCTTTATTATTTACAAGGAATTAGATCTCCTACTGCTGATCAAATTCAAAGCATTTGTGCTAGGTTACGTCGTTATGGAAAGATTGAAggaaaaaatgttttttattgGTTTCAAAATCATAAGGCTAGGGAAAGACAAAAGAAGAAGCTTACTCCTACTtctcctaataataataataataatcataataataataataataatttcataagaaataataataatggaaatATTAACACTTTTCATGCTAAATATCCTTGCTCCTTCAATAATAATCCTG GGGTTTCTTGTTCAAGTTCATCAGCAGGTGTGATTTCTGGAGGTGGGCAATTGATTGGGAATTTTGGGTATGGAGCTGTGACCATGGAGAATAAATTTAGG GATTGTTCAATATCAGGAGGAGGTATTCCTATTCCAAATGGAGCAAATCAAATGAATCAATGGAGTAACTATTTCAACCCAAACACTCCAACATCTTACTCAAATTTCTTTATTGACAAGGTATCATCAAATGCTGATCATCATTATCCATACATTAACCACAaagatcatgatcatgatcatgatcattaTGGCCCACAATCACCTGAGATTCAGACTCTTCCTCTCTTTCCCATGCACAATgatcatcatgatcatgatcTCGATCTCGATCTCGATCTCGATCACGATCACGATCACGGCTTCTACACCTATAAGCCTCAATCAGACGGCTGTAATTATACAGGAGGATATCGATGGTCATCTAATGTTAATGGTGGACATACTTCTCTTGAGCTTAGTCTTAACTCTTATGGCTTTGGATGCTATTCAcctcattaa